The Solanum dulcamara chromosome 6, daSolDulc1.2, whole genome shotgun sequence genome contains the following window.
GCTGATAAAGACCTAACATATGCCCATCCACACACCTCAAAGCAGCAACCTACAAGACAAGAACCATGTTATAGATCACTTTCATCAACATAAATGCTGAATGAAGCacaaaattttgaatcaatatGTAAATTATAACGAGCATAAACCATTGCCTGTCAACAATTATGAAAGCAACCTTATGAAATTTTGGTTACCTTTCCAtggatttcatattttatggGGCCATCCAACTCAGCACCTAAAGCCAATAGCTTGGTCACCGAGTTGTTTATATCATCAACTGTAAAGGACAGGAGGGATGAGTATCCTTTCTGCACAACAATGTCACTGTAAAACTGAAGTTAGCAGCTAACCAGTTGTATGATTTTcaataaacaaacaaaagaaaaacagaAGCACAAACAGAAAAAAGTGACCAAttgatatgaaataattttaATCAGTAAGCAAAGACAGACATTGTCATAGTTAATGTGCCGGTTTTAGACGCAGACTAAAACCTGAAGCAACAACCTTGTGAAGACTACTGAATGAAGTTATGACagaagaacaaaaaagaaaaagatcctAGGGTCATCACACATATTCTCATATTAGAAGAGAGATGATTGGATAAAGGAGCAATGACTAAAACTGCAACGGAATACAAACCACagaatagagtaatcaaaggaTATCAAACTACGCTTACCATATATCCAAAAGCAAAACAGAACTCTAAACTAAGCAGATGGATGTCCAGGACTGTGAAGGTGATGCAGTAAGAGTTGAGGTTTATTATAACTCGACCTTATCTTGACAAGTATAAACTCTTTCAAACAACAAATCATCCTTGTACACACTGAACCGGCCTTAGTACATATACTAGATGGTTCATAGACCATAGTTGCACACTTGCACTAGAAGGGCTAGAATGTTCTAACTCTTCAGCTTGTACGGATGTGGTTCTAGACTTTCTGAACACTCATCACAGCTTAAGAATCTGATCCAAGATATGATCTTCTGTCTGACAGCCCACGAGTATCCAGCTCAATATCAGATACTCCAAAGGAGCTTGAGTGAGGTTTGCATCATTATCTAGAACGCCTATAACCTTTATCCTGCCAGAGCTGCACAACATGTAATTCCTCAATAGAAGATCAGCATAATATTGGATTTGGTACTATGATACTCCGGAAATCTACAATGCCTAGTCCAACAATGGATTTTATTATTCCTCCTCACAAACGTCCCACCAGAATCACTCATATGTTATACCTTGATCTAAAACTAGTATAGCACAGGTAACTCAGTATgatgtaaaataaaaaagaggcTTTTTCTAATCCAATTTACTCTAACTAAAGGaataattcttttttcttaaagtaTATTATCCGATGATCAGAAAAGGAACAAAATTATTAGCTAACAAGAGAAAGATCTCAAGCAATGCAATGAGAACACACTCATAAACCGCTGAAATTCGAGAAATGAAAGGAGCTACTAGAGGTTCCACATGGATTTCCCTGTTACTTCAGTGGACAGCAGCCACCGACAGAAATACTCCGGATGTCCCAGGATGTTTGCCCtttcttttaataaaaatggtatttgtttttattaaatatgttCCAAGGAGGTACTATAGCAGTACAACAAAGATTTGTTCCTTCTATTGGTTGAAGAGTACATAACCTCAGACTGAGAAGCAAAGTCAGTAACCATTTTCTTCTTACACTATACGAAAAAGACTCCCGAGACATATACTTCAAAATATGCATATAGGAACTACTCCTCAAAGCTGCCTTCAACTCTTAGCGATGACCTGTCCATTCCAATTCAATTATAATTCTCGAAAACCACTCTTTCAATATAAACACTAAATCGACAGAACCCAAACTGAAGACATTATCACATGTTTATCATCAATCAACTGCTTGTAAGGAGAGAAATACTAAACGATCCAGAAATTCTTAAAAGCCACTAACTTTTAAGTATAAACACATTAAACTACCCAACACCAAAACCCAAGTTGAGAACATCAACACATATTTCTGAACAATAACATTTTAGATGGGTATTCAAGACAATTGGCAAGGGAAAGAAACACATTTAAtgaataaaaatcttgaaaatctaaaaaaaccaacaaatttcaaatataagAACACCAAACCCCAGAACCCAAAATGTGAACTTTAACACGTCTTGATCCACAATCAACTGTTTAGATGATGATTCAAGAAATTTGGCAGGAGAGAGAAGTACCTTGATGAATGCATGAGAGCAAGTTTGAGGGGCCCAGATTGGAGCTCAGCCCATCTATGAGTACAGACGTTAATGGAGAAATCCAAACCATCTGAGTAAAATCTTGCTGCTTTTGGTACATCCTTGTGTAGCTGTAGTATCCATCTGAATGATGCCGCCATTTTCACCCGGAAGTGAGACGAACACTCTCCGTTTCTGAATTTAGAAGCTCTATCGGGTCGGGTCGGAACAAATGGGTCGCCTGGTTCAATTAACAACTCCATTTCAAATTGTGGACCCGAATTAGAGGGAAGTTGTTAGGCACTTTAAAAGATTCAttaggagcccgtttggattggctttaagtttgtcaaaaccaacttaaagcccccttttaacttttgaacgtgtttgtctaatgctgactttaagccataaagttcttaaagtcagtcaaaaataaaaagttagaattcctaacttttttttccaaagtgcttaaagtcattttctttgaccatgaaaattacttttatatcccttatattataactaaattcccaaactacctttttttattcttttaaccctaaaattcacatcataaacacttttatccaaacactcaactgcttatttataaaaataactttcagcacttcaaagttctaaaagcacttcatacataaaagttactttttttaagcccatccaaacgggctctagatCGGCGACATGAATTAATAACTAGGCTTGGAAAGTCATTGAAAACTCTTTTTAGTAGAATAAACATATATCTTTGacaataatatattattttatattcattaaaacaatTTGATAGTAATTTATtaggtattattttatttaaaaatttaatggacaATGACAGATGATCAACGACATTGAATATAAATATGTTATTGAGAGTAACACATTATACATAAGTTCGTAATTTATGCCCACGTCTAATAGCACCCTTCATTTAAGAGAACGATGTTGTTTCCTTTAAATTTGTTAGCTAGGATTGCGTGTTAACATGTATATGTAACGATTTAATCCAAATTGAAAAATCTCTTTGGCAATCTAAAGTTTCGATTCACATCTAGCAAAATTCCTGCCGCTTTGTTCCTATTCCATGCAACAACTGTTGCCAAAAAATATGCAGATTCATGAAATCCCACAAATTATAGGTGCAAAACTTTGTATTGTTGGCGATTTTGCTGACAAAAGTCAGTCAAAAAgctttaatattaatattttttttccaggaAGGATGCAATACTATTTTAAACTCGGACAATAATATTTGTTGTCAAGATATTGTATGTACAACCTTCAAAACTTTGTATTGTTGGCAATTTTGCTTACAAAAGTCCATCGAAAAGTTTTGAAATTAGTATTTTTTCGGAAAAGGGTGCAATACTATTTTAAACTCGGACAATGATATTTGATGTCAAGATATTATATGTATAACCTTCAAAACTTTGTATTGTTGGCAATTTTGCTTACAAAAGTCAGTCGAAAAGCTTTGAAATTAGTATTTTTTCGGGGAAGGGTGCAATACTATTTTAAATGCAGACAATGATGCTTGCTGTCAAGATATTGTATATACAATCTTCAAAACTTTGTATTCATGTTGGCGATTTTGCTTacaaaaatcaattgaaaagCTTTgaaattagtatttttttttcaggGAAGGGTGCAATATTATTTTAAACTTGGACAATAATACTTGTTGTCAATATATTGTACGTAAAACCTTCCTAGGCCGGATCATCTTGATAAATTGTACTTATGAGTTTTTTCACATGCGATCGGCCAGTTGATAGTGCAATACTATGTATTTTGAGTTGCTTTGTTCATTATTATGAAAATATTCACTTGCATATACTATATAGGTACCTTTTTATGACCAATAATAATGCATATTAATTGGATCCCGGTCAACTTGAGCCGTTTGTAATGACTGAACAACACATTCATAGGTCACATAATATATgagaaaaaatgataatatgATTTAGAATTCGAGGAAGTGTGATGGAAAATTTTGGGACCTCGTAAAAGAATACTCCATCCACAAATCTTAAAAGTGATTAGATTATCTGAATTATAATGTGTTTATAGATTTTATCGACTTGTTGTTGACTGTAGTTTAATCACTGCATTAATTGAGAGATGACGTGCTGAGACTCATACATTTTACTATAGGATGGGTGAGACAGTGATCACCTTGCAGAACGTGGAGGTGTTGTATGGCTTATCTGTAAAAGGTAATCAAGTATTTGGGTATGAGCCACATATTGAGGATCGAGTGGATTGgtaaaatatttgtcaaaaatTATAAGATTTTACTCCAATAATGTACACTAATTCACATCTGGTTTGCGTTTCAAAACtataaatcaattcaaattaATCTCCACATCGGCTACAACTGCAACAACCGTTACAATCGCCTCCGCCACCTGGCGTCTCCGGCATAAGACTCACAAAATGACCAAAATTGGGAACAGAAAAATGCTGAGTATGGGCAGAATAATTTTTAAGTCCATAGTAAATATGGTTGACACATTTTTTTAGAGGCTATTTATAGCAAGCCACCAACCAATTACGATATTATTTTTTCCTCCTCATAGCTCataggatttttatttttatgtattcaAGTTGTAATATTTTTTGGGTCTACATGTATTGTCCTTAAATCAAATCACCAGCGCTTACTTTAGAACTTttcattttatgtatttttagttCCCTTGTAATCAGAAGTATCATGAATTGTTTTACTGATACCTGAGCTCATGTTTTGGCCTGGCAGATGCTTGACTTAACATCATCttattaatgtatatatttaagtAGCTTTCCTTTCCAATTCGATACGCGTGTCAGATAAAAAACTAATCTAGTTGATGCAAGAAGCCTAAATATAGACAAAGTAGGGTGTAATCCGTACGGAACAaaacatttttagaaaatattttttctaaaaacaacaacaacaacccagtaaatttctaaaaaaaatatgtaatttttttagtgTAAAAATAGAAAGAACAAGCTCCACAAGTGACAGTTTAACTCACCTTGTCGTCGTTGTCTTACGTGGTAGTTCGCATATGACATTTAGTTCGCTTTCGAAAAACTTGCTGGTCCCGTATTAGTCCGTTCTGCTTCGCCAGTGGTCAAATAGTAGAGCACCATCATCTGATCAGGCTaaacaacaaattaaataagAGGAAAGATTGAAATGACATAAAGAGTGCTTAGCGAGGAGACAACACTGGAGGAAGGAAATTATCGCGAATAAGGAAGCACGTCAACTTCGAAAGAAAGCTCCTGAGAAGGCCCTGGCAGCCTGCTCTTAagaattcatgatttatatatgtTTCAGGTCTGTGAGAGCATGTTTATATAAGCTTTTGAGTCTAGGGGTGTCAATGGATTTCAAAAAATCGACTTAACCGACCGAACCGAACTGTACCAAACCGATTTTAGGtttcttttaataaaattgatggttttcatataaatttataaCCGTACCGAATAATTAGGTAggtttttattttgtaaaaattaatCGAAAAAATACCGAAACATACcgaataatatatatgtaaaatatattttatatatcaaatttaaaaataatactattaaATTTTTTGCTTTAGACACAAGATAATGAAAGTGATTACAAGCGACAATATAATTAACACTCAAAGTCCTAATactaaaactttttattttactccgattaaaattaaattagttcTAACATCTCAACTCTTGAATAGTAACTAGTAAACTACAAGGTATTCCAACGATCTTGGATAAAAAAGCTACAAGTTATtagatattttttctttcttatggttTAAATTTCTCTTATTGAATACATAAATTAAGTAAACTCAGTTCTTGAGTTTCATGTTGATTGATTGTTTCAGCTCGTGTGatgtaaattatatattttgtctttgctttatattttttttacactACC
Protein-coding sequences here:
- the LOC129892046 gene encoding uncharacterized protein LOC129892046 isoform X1, with protein sequence MELLIEPGDPFVPTRPDRASKFRNGECSSHFRVKMAASFRWILQLHKDVPKAARFYSDGLDFSINVCTHRWAELQSGPLKLALMHSSSDIVVQKGYSSLLSFTVDDINNSVTKLLALGAELDGPIKYEIHGKVAALRCVDGHMLGLYQPS
- the LOC129892046 gene encoding uncharacterized protein LOC129892046 isoform X2, producing MELLIEPGDPFVPTRPDRASKFRNGECSSHFRVKMAASFRWILQLHKDVPKAARFYSDGLDFSINVCTHRWAELQSGPLKLALMHSSSSGRIKVIGVLDNDANLTQAPLEYLILSWILVGCQTEDHILDQILKL